A single genomic interval of Antechinus flavipes isolate AdamAnt ecotype Samford, QLD, Australia chromosome 1, AdamAnt_v2, whole genome shotgun sequence harbors:
- the GIN1 gene encoding gypsy retrotransposon integrase-like protein 1 isoform X2 yields MSPSQYNWVYSCQHCQVAKNSTVLTRRYQPLKVEEPWSVVTVDLMGPFLSSTRSHMYAIIITDLFTKWIVILPLRDVSASEISKAIISIFFLYGPPQKIVMDQGDEFIHQINGELFGLFGTKQMVSFYPSQPDDVNERTANTIKIFLSKYCLDHPNDWDDHLLAISYAFNLTHLEPSKNTPYFQMFNRNPDELGASDVFHKGEGSDSICMFAKILRAVKDADKIMVDKTTSSCQIQLDNPIHDETQSKNKIIIKRRPKQQNPFHLKVGHEVLRQRKNWWKNGRFHSEWVGPCVIDYITEKGCAVLRDNTGTRLKRPIKMSHLKPYIRDSGEQDNHYHLHDSIVADHDYVGLPEIPIGSYQPEILVEDATICAADDKLLVPSKDHGLSESKNSKISQLFEDPGIQPVNLNLEKQTFSLLDSSNQGLDYLN; encoded by the exons gtATATTCTTGTCAGCATTGTCAAGTGGCAAAAAACTCAACTGTCTTAACACGCAGATATCAGCCTCTTAAAGTGGAAGAACCATGGAGTGTTGTTACTGTAGATTTGATGGGACCTTTTCTTTCTAGCACCAGAAGCCATATGTACGCCATAATTATTACCGATTTGTTCACAAAATGGATTGTGATTTTGCCTCTCCGTGATGTTTCTGCATCTGAAATTTCTAAAGCAATTATtagtatatttttcttatatggtCCCCCTCAGAAAATAGTGATGGATCAAGGAGATGAATTTATTCATCAG attaatGGAGAACTCTTTGGACTTTTTGGTACAAAGCAAATGGTCAGTTTCTACCCATCTCAACCAGATGATGTAAATGAAAGAACTGCAAacacaattaaaatttttctttcaaaatactgCCTCGACCACCCAAATGATTGGGATGACCATCTACTAGCTATTTCTTATGCCTTCAATTTGACTCATTTA GAACCTTCAAAAAATACACCATACTTCCAAATGTTTAATCGAAATCCAGATGAACTTGGAGCTTCAGATGTGTTTCATAAAGGAGAAGGTAGTGATAGCATATGCATGTTTGCCAAAATTTTACGTGCAGTTAAAGACGCTGATAAAATAATGGTGGACAAGACAACATCATCATGCCAA ATACAGTTGGATAATCCCATTCATGATGAaacacaaagtaaaaacaaaattatcattaaaagGAGACCAAAACAACAGAATCCATTTCACCTTAAAGTTGGACATGAAGTTCTACGACAAAGGAAAAATTGGTGGAAGAATGGACGTTTTCATTCAGAATGGGTTGGTCCTTGTGTCATAGATTACATTACAGAAAAGGGATGTGCTGTCCTAAGAGACAACACAGGTACCAGACTTAAGAGACCCATCAAAATGTCACACCTTAAACCTTATATAAGAGATTCTGGTGAACAAG aTAACCATTATCATTTGCATGATTCAATAGTGGCTGATCATGACTATGTTGGTTTACCTGAAATTCCAATTGGATCATACCAGCCAGAAATTCTTGTAGAAGATGCAACTATTTGTGCAGCAGATGACAAATTACTTGTACCAAGCAAGGATCATGGACTATCAGAAagcaaaaattctaaaatttctcaACTATTTGAAGATCCTGGCATTCAACCTGTCAACTTAAATCTTGAAAAACAGACTTTTAGTCTGTTGGATTCTTCAAACCAAGGCCTTGATTATTTAAATTAG
- the GIN1 gene encoding gypsy retrotransposon integrase-like protein 1 isoform X3, whose translation MGPFLSSTRSHMYAIIITDLFTKWIVILPLRDVSASEISKAIISIFFLYGPPQKIVMDQGDEFIHQINGELFGLFGTKQMVSFYPSQPDDVNERTANTIKIFLSKYCLDHPNDWDDHLLAISYAFNLTHLEPSKNTPYFQMFNRNPDELGASDVFHKGEGSDSICMFAKILRAVKDADKIMVDKTTSSCQIQLDNPIHDETQSKNKIIIKRRPKQQNPFHLKVGHEVLRQRKNWWKNGRFHSEWVGPCVIDYITEKGCAVLRDNTGTRLKRPIKMSHLKPYIRDSGEQDNHYHLHDSIVADHDYVGLPEIPIGSYQPEILVEDATICAADDKLLVPSKDHGLSESKNSKISQLFEDPGIQPVNLNLEKQTFSLLDSSNQGLDYLN comes from the exons ATGGGACCTTTTCTTTCTAGCACCAGAAGCCATATGTACGCCATAATTATTACCGATTTGTTCACAAAATGGATTGTGATTTTGCCTCTCCGTGATGTTTCTGCATCTGAAATTTCTAAAGCAATTATtagtatatttttcttatatggtCCCCCTCAGAAAATAGTGATGGATCAAGGAGATGAATTTATTCATCAG attaatGGAGAACTCTTTGGACTTTTTGGTACAAAGCAAATGGTCAGTTTCTACCCATCTCAACCAGATGATGTAAATGAAAGAACTGCAAacacaattaaaatttttctttcaaaatactgCCTCGACCACCCAAATGATTGGGATGACCATCTACTAGCTATTTCTTATGCCTTCAATTTGACTCATTTA GAACCTTCAAAAAATACACCATACTTCCAAATGTTTAATCGAAATCCAGATGAACTTGGAGCTTCAGATGTGTTTCATAAAGGAGAAGGTAGTGATAGCATATGCATGTTTGCCAAAATTTTACGTGCAGTTAAAGACGCTGATAAAATAATGGTGGACAAGACAACATCATCATGCCAA ATACAGTTGGATAATCCCATTCATGATGAaacacaaagtaaaaacaaaattatcattaaaagGAGACCAAAACAACAGAATCCATTTCACCTTAAAGTTGGACATGAAGTTCTACGACAAAGGAAAAATTGGTGGAAGAATGGACGTTTTCATTCAGAATGGGTTGGTCCTTGTGTCATAGATTACATTACAGAAAAGGGATGTGCTGTCCTAAGAGACAACACAGGTACCAGACTTAAGAGACCCATCAAAATGTCACACCTTAAACCTTATATAAGAGATTCTGGTGAACAAG aTAACCATTATCATTTGCATGATTCAATAGTGGCTGATCATGACTATGTTGGTTTACCTGAAATTCCAATTGGATCATACCAGCCAGAAATTCTTGTAGAAGATGCAACTATTTGTGCAGCAGATGACAAATTACTTGTACCAAGCAAGGATCATGGACTATCAGAAagcaaaaattctaaaatttctcaACTATTTGAAGATCCTGGCATTCAACCTGTCAACTTAAATCTTGAAAAACAGACTTTTAGTCTGTTGGATTCTTCAAACCAAGGCCTTGATTATTTAAATTAG